The following proteins are co-located in the Dromiciops gliroides isolate mDroGli1 chromosome 2, mDroGli1.pri, whole genome shotgun sequence genome:
- the LOC122743702 gene encoding metallothionein-1E-like, whose amino-acid sequence MDPNCDCANGGSCTCGDSCKCKSCSCTSCKKSCCSCCPVGCAKCAQGCVCKAPQTESCSCCH is encoded by the exons ATGGACCCCAACTGTGACTGCGCAAATG GTGGCTCTTGCACCTGCGGTGACTCCTGCAAATGCAAATCATGCTCCTGCACCTCTTGTAAGAAAA gctgctgctcctgctgcccaGTGGGATGTGCCAAGTGTGCCCAGGGCTGTGTCTGCAAAGCCCCCCAGACTGAGAGTTGCAGCTGCTGTCACTGA
- the LOC122742321 gene encoding metallothionein-1E-like, with product MDPKCNCENGGSCTCSGSCKCRSCQCTSSKKSCCSCCPAGCAKCAQGCVCKAPQTKSCSCYH from the exons ATGGACCCCAAATGTAACTGCGAGAATG gtGGCTCTTGCACCTGTTCAGGCTCCTGCAAATGCAGGTCGTGCCAGTGCACCTCCTCCAAGAAAA GCTGCTGCTCCTGTTGCCCAGCAGGATGTGCCAAGTGTGCTCAGGGCTGTGTCTGCAAAGCCCCCCAGACTAAGAGTTGTAGCTGTTACCATTGA